The genomic DNA ATATTTCAAAAAAATCCTTCTCAAGATCATCAAAATCAACCAAATGGGAGAAAAATTATGGGTTTAATTTTAGTAGCAGGTGCAACAGGTGGAGTTGGTAAAAGAGTAGTCAAAAAATTATTAACACAAGGTTATCAAGTCCGTTGTTTAGTCAGAGATATTGACAAAGCGCGGTCAATTTTAGGTAATGATGTTGATTTGGTAGTAGGAGATATTACCAAACCAGAAACATTAAATAACCTAGTGATGAGTAATATTCAAGCTGTAATTTGTTGTACAGCAGTGCGAGTTCAACCAGTAGAAGGAGACACAGCAGATAGAGCAAAATATAATCAAGGGGTAAAATTTTATCAACCAGAAATTGTTGGAGATACACCGGAAAATGTAGAATATCAAGGAGTCAAAAATCTAGTTGAAGCAGCTAGACGAAATTTACCAAACAGCGATGAAAAAGTAATTTTTGATTTCACCCAACCATCAGCAGAATTAAAATCACAACTTAAAAACATTTGGGGTGCATTAGATGATGTGGTCATGGGTGGTGTAAGTTCTAGTAATTTCAGTATTTTAGAAAAAACTGCTTTATTTGCAGGTAATGTTTCCACTGCAAACTCTGGTGGTTTTGCATCTGTGAGAACTAAGAATTTTGACCCAGCAATTAATTTATTAGGTCATACCGGAGTCAGATTAAGAGTTAAAGGTGATGGACAACGTTATAAAATCTTTTTAAGAACCGAATCAACCTGGGATGGAGTAGGTTATAGTTATTCCTTTGATACCGTAGCTAATAACTGGATAGATGTAAATATACCCTTTGCAAATTTAACCCCTGTATTTAGAGCAAAAACCGTTAAAGATTGTCCAGAGATTGATAAAAGTAAAATTTGTTCCTTTCAATTAATGTTAAGCAAATTTGAATATGACGGTGCATTAAATCCTAAATTTGCACCTGGTAGTTTTGGATTAGAAATAGAATCAATTAAAGCTTATGGTGGTGAAGGTTTACCACAATTTGTGTTAGTTAGTTCTGCCGGTGTTACTCGTCCAGGAAGACCAGGAATTAATTTAGATGAAGAACCCCCAGCAGTGAGATTAAACGACCAATTAGGAGGGATTTTAACTTGGAAATTAAGAGGAGAAGATAGTTTAAGAAGTAGTGGAATACCTTACACAATTATTAGACCTTGTGCATTAACAGAAGAGGAGGGAGGCAAAGAATTAATCTTTGAACAAGGTGATAATATTAGAGGTAAAGTTAGTCGTAATGATATCGCTGAACTCTGTATTCAATCCCTTACACAACCAAAAGCTAAAAATATCACTTTAGAAGTCAAACAAGGAGAAAATAACACTAACTCCATCAACTGGGAACAACAATTTTCTAACTTACAACGTGACCCAGTTAATTCTAGCATTTTCTAGGTTACTAAAATCATAGTCTATCTGCGTTAATCCGCGTTAATCTGCGTTTAATTTTTTATTTCCATAGATACCCAAAATTTAAAATAAATTGGGTATCTGTGTATTTAACTTCAAAGTCAATATTTATGAAGTATTTAAAAATGGCTAAAAAATTGGTTTTTACAGTTCTAACTGGAATCATAGTCACAATTATAGGAATTAGTATTTTTTCCCATCCTGCAATATCACAACAGGTAGATTTTCGCGTTAATAACCTAGAATCTGATGTACGTCGTTTAGAATTGCGGTTAAATCAAATAGAATTGTTAATCAATAAAAACTCCCAGATTCCAGTATCTAGAATTAACCGAACTCCTACTAAAAAACCAAATTTACAGAGGAACTTATCACAGGTAGAAAAAGATAAGATGTTTAACAGATTATCAACTTTATTTGTGGAATTAAAGCAGCAGGTAAATGGTTTAACAAATCGGGTTGTTAAATTGGAGTCGGGTAAGTAAGAATATATCTACATTTTTAGATTTTTACCTGCGAGACATAAATTGCAGCCAATATTTGTTTTATGTCGCAAGTGAAGAATAAGGAGTAATTTGATTTAAAATTTCTCCTAAACTTCTTTTAGCTTCCATAATTTCATAAGCATTTTCCAATCTTAAAAAATATCCTTCCGAAAGTCTAAAATAGCGACAAAGACGCAAATCTATATCCGCAGTCATAGGAAGTTTACCTGTAATAATTCCTTGAATAGTAGGATGAGGTAAACCTAAATTATTAGCTAAAATATTTTCGCTGATGT from Okeanomitos corallinicola TIOX110 includes the following:
- a CDS encoding CIA30 family protein → MNKNNQPQSKLCRLIQTLTYFEVFPALNWVQNIFQKNPSQDHQNQPNGRKIMGLILVAGATGGVGKRVVKKLLTQGYQVRCLVRDIDKARSILGNDVDLVVGDITKPETLNNLVMSNIQAVICCTAVRVQPVEGDTADRAKYNQGVKFYQPEIVGDTPENVEYQGVKNLVEAARRNLPNSDEKVIFDFTQPSAELKSQLKNIWGALDDVVMGGVSSSNFSILEKTALFAGNVSTANSGGFASVRTKNFDPAINLLGHTGVRLRVKGDGQRYKIFLRTESTWDGVGYSYSFDTVANNWIDVNIPFANLTPVFRAKTVKDCPEIDKSKICSFQLMLSKFEYDGALNPKFAPGSFGLEIESIKAYGGEGLPQFVLVSSAGVTRPGRPGINLDEEPPAVRLNDQLGGILTWKLRGEDSLRSSGIPYTIIRPCALTEEEGGKELIFEQGDNIRGKVSRNDIAELCIQSLTQPKAKNITLEVKQGENNTNSINWEQQFSNLQRDPVNSSIF
- a CDS encoding HigA family addiction module antitoxin; translation: MENNLLHNPHAGEILKYEFLDELDISENILANNLGLPHPTIQGIITGKLPMTADIDLRLCRYFRLSEGYFLRLENAYEIMEAKRSLGEILNQITPYSSLAT